One window from the genome of Roseisolibacter agri encodes:
- a CDS encoding substrate-binding periplasmic protein, translated as MQLRRGPSQLPALALLALLAGAEPPRRETIDIGVEDAAAPWSQADGTGYANDVARAAFAAVGVDLRMHVLPYARCKQHVVRGELIACVSMSPAPELDGVVRFSAKPLFVFACDFFENPARPLPPRIADFRPGTRVGTVLGYEYPLEMMEALRRSGAVLEATPMEELNLRKLAVGRLDAAIVNRDAVKSPDWVAARAGVTGKVRSVFRTGGMPAYVGFSLVHRGGAALAARFDAGHARIIASGERDRIQRRWIARNASAGATRAATRATTR; from the coding sequence ATGCAACTTCGCCGTGGCCCCAGCCAGCTGCCCGCGCTCGCGTTGCTCGCGCTGCTGGCGGGCGCCGAGCCGCCCCGGCGCGAGACGATCGACATCGGCGTCGAGGACGCGGCGGCGCCCTGGTCCCAGGCGGACGGGACCGGCTACGCCAACGACGTCGCCCGCGCCGCGTTCGCCGCGGTCGGCGTCGACCTCCGCATGCACGTGCTCCCCTACGCGCGCTGCAAGCAGCACGTGGTGCGCGGCGAGCTGATCGCCTGCGTCAGCATGTCGCCGGCACCGGAGCTGGACGGCGTCGTGCGCTTCTCGGCGAAGCCGCTCTTCGTGTTCGCGTGCGACTTCTTCGAGAACCCCGCCCGCCCCCTCCCCCCGCGCATCGCCGACTTCCGGCCCGGCACGCGCGTCGGCACGGTCCTCGGCTACGAGTATCCGCTCGAGATGATGGAGGCCCTGCGGCGCAGCGGCGCGGTGCTCGAGGCCACGCCGATGGAGGAGCTGAACCTCCGCAAGCTGGCCGTCGGCCGGCTCGACGCGGCGATCGTGAACCGCGACGCGGTGAAGTCGCCCGACTGGGTCGCGGCGCGGGCCGGCGTCACCGGCAAGGTGCGCTCGGTCTTCCGGACGGGCGGGATGCCGGCCTACGTCGGCTTCAGCCTCGTGCACCGCGGCGGCGCCGCGCTCGCCGCGCGCTTCGACGCGGGGCACGCCCGCATCATCGCCAGCGGGGAGCGCGACCGCATCCAGCGCCGCTGGATCGCGCGCAACGCCTCGGCCGGCGCCACGCGCGCCGCGACGCGCGCCACGACGCGATGA
- a CDS encoding BlaI/MecI/CopY family transcriptional regulator, translated as MPEPLPRPLDQLGRRERQIVDILFRRGRATAAEVQADLGEPVSNSAVRGMLRLLTEKGYVAYEQDGPRYVYFPADRPEEVSRSALRHLVATFFRSSPSSAMAALLDMTDEPLPEAEYRRLSQLLEQAREPGEDA; from the coding sequence GTGCCCGAGCCCCTTCCGCGCCCGCTCGACCAGCTCGGCCGCCGCGAGCGGCAGATCGTCGACATCCTCTTCCGCCGCGGACGCGCCACCGCGGCGGAGGTGCAGGCGGACCTCGGGGAGCCCGTCAGCAACTCGGCCGTGCGCGGGATGCTGCGCCTGCTGACCGAGAAGGGCTACGTCGCCTACGAGCAGGACGGCCCGCGCTACGTGTACTTCCCCGCCGACCGGCCCGAGGAGGTGAGCCGCTCCGCGTTGCGCCACCTGGTGGCGACGTTCTTCCGCAGCTCGCCCAGCTCCGCGATGGCCGCGCTGCTCGACATGACGGACGAGCCGCTGCCCGAGGCGGAGTACCGGCGGCTGTCGCAGCTGCTCGAGCAGGCGCGCGAGCCCGGGGAGGACGCATGA
- a CDS encoding cbb3-type cytochrome c oxidase subunit I, producing the protein MTSLVRRYLKTGIAFLAVGLLLGGWMMVRRELAGVYPPPYLVSAHTHAILVGFVMLMILGVALWMFPRPEKGDMRYSPRAAEAAYWLVASGTGARVLGELLRPAVGAAWLRWAVVLAGLAQIAGLATFFHTMWSRIRPVGSQAREARGERF; encoded by the coding sequence ATGACGTCGCTCGTCCGCCGCTACCTCAAGACCGGCATCGCGTTCCTCGCGGTGGGCCTCCTGCTCGGCGGCTGGATGATGGTCCGCCGCGAGCTCGCCGGCGTGTATCCACCGCCGTACCTGGTCAGCGCGCACACGCACGCGATCCTCGTCGGCTTCGTGATGCTGATGATCCTCGGCGTCGCGCTGTGGATGTTTCCGCGGCCCGAGAAGGGCGACATGCGCTACAGCCCGCGCGCCGCGGAGGCCGCGTACTGGCTCGTCGCCAGCGGCACCGGCGCGCGCGTCCTCGGCGAGCTGCTGCGCCCGGCCGTCGGCGCCGCCTGGCTGCGCTGGGCCGTGGTGCTGGCGGGTCTCGCGCAGATCGCGGGGCTCGCGACCTTCTTCCACACGATGTGGTCGCGCATCCGCCCGGTGGGCAGCCAGGCGCGCGAGGCGCGCGGCGAGCGGTTCTGA
- a CDS encoding ATP-binding protein yields the protein MATFQAGDSETRRLDAAREPHAYTDPRTSSFTSELRAVTWDPGLGRLHDVDEAAPGALRDALESLVRLIERVAPGMRGSVLLLDDDGVTLHHGAAPNLPAAYCQAIDGAHIGPAAGSCGTAAYRRERVIAREIATDPLWADYRALAAPYGLAACWSTPIMESDGRVLGTFAMYYDEPRDPTPADIALTETATLLAKNIIVRARAAVALRARTETAERWARALRESEARFRQMAETIPVQVWTARPDGSFDFVTTRTAAAVGRPADALLGNGWLDVVHPEDVEGVVVRWTRSLQSGDPFEARFRLRGQDGAYRWHLVRAHAMCADDGRVLQWFGCNTDIEEYKRLEAALDAALADARQANQSKADFLAMMSHELRTPLNAIAGYAQLMLEDIPTPASEGQRDYLLRITRGQQHLLGLIEAVLTHAKLEAGKVTYRLGDVRAHDVLEAVDALTAPQRSARRIAYVCDEGEPELVFRADREKLVQILANVLSNAAKFTPEGGRITVTTAAPTPTTGAITIADTGIGMSPDQLQLVFEPYVQFDSALSRQHRGTGLGMPISRELARGMGGDLVAESAPGIGSTFTLVLPRA from the coding sequence ATGGCCACGTTCCAGGCAGGCGACAGCGAGACGCGCCGGCTCGACGCTGCGCGGGAGCCCCACGCCTACACCGATCCGCGGACGTCGTCGTTCACGAGCGAGCTGCGCGCGGTGACGTGGGACCCGGGGCTCGGGCGCCTGCACGACGTCGACGAGGCGGCGCCGGGCGCGCTGCGCGACGCGCTGGAGTCGCTCGTGCGGCTCATCGAGCGCGTGGCGCCGGGGATGCGCGGCTCCGTGCTCCTGCTGGACGACGACGGCGTCACGCTCCACCACGGCGCGGCGCCGAACCTCCCCGCCGCGTACTGCCAGGCGATCGACGGTGCGCACATCGGGCCTGCGGCCGGCTCGTGCGGGACGGCCGCGTACCGGCGCGAGCGCGTGATCGCGCGCGAGATCGCGACCGACCCGCTGTGGGCCGACTACCGCGCGCTCGCGGCGCCGTACGGGCTCGCCGCCTGCTGGTCGACGCCGATCATGGAGAGCGACGGGCGCGTGCTCGGCACGTTCGCGATGTACTACGACGAGCCGCGCGACCCGACGCCCGCCGACATCGCGCTCACCGAGACGGCGACGCTGCTCGCCAAGAACATCATCGTGCGGGCGCGCGCGGCCGTGGCGCTGCGCGCGCGCACGGAGACGGCGGAGCGGTGGGCGCGCGCGCTGCGCGAGAGCGAGGCGCGCTTCCGGCAGATGGCCGAGACGATCCCCGTGCAGGTGTGGACCGCGCGTCCGGACGGGAGCTTCGACTTCGTGACCACGCGCACCGCCGCCGCCGTCGGGCGCCCGGCCGACGCGCTGCTCGGCAACGGCTGGCTCGACGTCGTGCATCCCGAGGACGTCGAGGGCGTCGTCGTGCGCTGGACGCGGTCGCTGCAGAGCGGCGATCCGTTCGAGGCGCGCTTCCGCCTGCGCGGGCAGGACGGCGCGTACCGCTGGCACCTCGTGCGCGCCCACGCGATGTGCGCGGACGACGGGCGGGTGCTCCAGTGGTTCGGCTGCAACACCGACATCGAGGAGTACAAGCGCCTCGAGGCCGCGCTCGACGCGGCGCTGGCCGACGCGCGCCAGGCCAACCAGTCGAAGGCCGACTTCCTGGCGATGATGAGCCACGAGCTGCGCACGCCGCTCAACGCGATCGCGGGCTACGCGCAGCTCATGCTCGAGGACATCCCGACGCCGGCGTCGGAGGGGCAGCGCGACTACCTCCTCCGCATCACGCGCGGGCAGCAGCACCTCCTCGGCCTCATCGAGGCGGTGCTGACGCACGCGAAGCTGGAGGCGGGGAAGGTGACGTACCGCCTGGGCGACGTGCGCGCCCACGACGTGCTGGAGGCGGTGGACGCGCTCACCGCGCCGCAGCGGTCGGCGCGGCGGATCGCCTACGTCTGCGACGAGGGCGAGCCCGAGCTCGTCTTCCGCGCCGACCGCGAGAAGCTCGTGCAGATCCTCGCCAACGTGCTCTCGAACGCGGCCAAGTTCACGCCCGAGGGCGGGCGCATCACCGTGACGACGGCGGCGCCGACCCCGACGACCGGCGCGATCACCATCGCCGACACGGGCATCGGCATGTCGCCCGACCAGCTGCAGCTCGTCTTCGAGCCGTACGTGCAGTTCGACAGCGCGCTCTCACGGCAGCACCGCGGCACCGGGCTCGGGATGCCGATCAGCCGCGAGCTGGCGCGCGGGATGGGCGGCGACCTCGTGGCCGAGAGCGCGCCCGGCATCGGCAGCACCTTCACGCTCGTGCTGCCGCGCGCCTGA
- a CDS encoding M56 family metallopeptidase, with amino-acid sequence MIALADVSGALLPTALKATALLALAAIADRAVLRRHASAAARHLHWCLALAGLMALPVLGALLPAWRVPLLATAPAPAVPAPAVIAPAPAMRQERVALPDPTIPAANTMRAPDVLHEAAPAAAVDVRAPMLPSLPSPASVALALYVAGVVALLLKVAAEQRLVRRLARDAAPVDGADWHALLDDVRRTLGVRRGVTLLRGGAPTIPLTWGVVRPTVLLPSNAADWSESRRRAVLLHEVAHIARRDCLTQTLAAVVCALYWPHPGAWWAAARLRVERELACDDAALARGIRPRDYAGHLLELARGAAAPRGLVTLAVSMATPSQLESRLRAAIDGTRVRTAPGARARTLGALLTAVLLAPVAALRAGAAADVAVPDAPVAMTTAAPAPAPTQPAAPIDAGTWHVRPASRAEAGSDAPAVHVMVTTNGITTFVVPLARMEGLTAQALASDGDSVRFRLRRDGGTFEFRGTVRAGRGTGRFGFTADPAFGDALARRGIGRPSARQIFSLALHDVSLAFLDALDSLGYAVPSPEALVRLGVSGADERFLRDVSALGYRFATTGALVSFANSGVTPAFIRAVAALGYRDLRANDLVQLQNHSLDASAIARLNARAGRRLSVAELVAARTTAAAPSPSPAPVPERAPERAPEPAAEPARAVAASTPLAGSWVVSETRTGYVNLRLNWDDGTNWDRWVPIAALRGTSAEEIGAATRVPASFRIEQDAGVLEFDGGFALGRGTGQLRFRPKREFAATLRALGVAEVGEVSDHQLKNLTWGGMSADAIRALGAAGIAPLTLGGIVDLAIFQVTPDYAQALRAMYPEGRIAADDAVDLKHGGIPATYLRELAALGYRGLDPSELSALWRERVTPGFIRAVRESRAGSDTPESLIALRRRAREQLRER; translated from the coding sequence ATGATCGCGCTCGCGGACGTCTCCGGCGCGCTGCTCCCGACCGCGCTCAAGGCGACGGCGCTGCTCGCGCTGGCGGCGATCGCCGACCGCGCCGTGCTGCGCCGCCACGCGTCGGCCGCCGCGCGGCACCTGCACTGGTGCCTCGCGCTCGCGGGGCTGATGGCGCTGCCGGTGCTGGGCGCGCTGCTGCCGGCGTGGCGCGTGCCGCTGCTGGCCACGGCTCCCGCGCCCGCGGTGCCCGCGCCCGCGGTGATCGCGCCCGCGCCCGCGATGCGGCAGGAGCGCGTCGCGCTGCCCGATCCGACCATTCCCGCGGCGAACACGATGCGCGCGCCCGACGTGCTCCACGAGGCGGCGCCCGCAGCGGCCGTCGACGTGCGTGCTCCGATGCTGCCGTCGCTCCCGTCGCCGGCGAGCGTCGCGCTCGCGCTCTACGTCGCGGGCGTCGTGGCGCTGCTGCTGAAGGTGGCCGCGGAGCAGCGCCTCGTCCGCCGGCTCGCGCGCGACGCGGCACCGGTGGACGGCGCGGACTGGCACGCGCTGCTCGACGACGTCCGTCGCACGCTCGGCGTGCGCCGTGGCGTGACGCTCCTGCGCGGCGGCGCACCCACGATCCCGCTCACGTGGGGCGTCGTGCGGCCGACGGTGCTGCTGCCCTCGAACGCGGCCGACTGGTCGGAGTCGCGGCGGCGGGCCGTGCTCCTGCACGAGGTGGCGCACATCGCGCGGCGCGACTGCCTCACGCAGACGCTGGCCGCCGTCGTGTGCGCGCTCTACTGGCCGCATCCGGGCGCGTGGTGGGCAGCCGCGCGGCTGCGCGTCGAGCGCGAGCTGGCGTGCGACGACGCGGCGCTGGCGCGCGGGATCCGCCCGCGCGACTACGCGGGCCACCTGCTGGAGCTGGCGCGCGGTGCCGCCGCGCCGCGCGGCCTGGTGACGCTCGCCGTGAGCATGGCGACGCCGTCGCAGCTCGAGTCGCGCCTGCGCGCCGCGATCGACGGGACGCGCGTCCGCACCGCGCCCGGCGCGCGGGCGCGCACGCTCGGCGCGCTGCTCACCGCGGTGCTGCTCGCGCCCGTGGCGGCGCTGCGGGCGGGCGCGGCGGCGGACGTCGCAGTGCCCGATGCTCCCGTGGCGATGACCACGGCCGCGCCCGCGCCCGCGCCGACGCAGCCCGCCGCGCCGATCGACGCCGGCACGTGGCACGTGCGCCCCGCGTCGCGCGCGGAGGCCGGGTCCGACGCGCCGGCGGTGCACGTGATGGTGACGACCAACGGCATCACCACCTTCGTCGTCCCGCTCGCCCGCATGGAGGGGCTCACGGCGCAGGCGCTCGCCTCCGACGGCGACAGCGTGCGCTTCCGCCTGCGGCGCGACGGCGGGACGTTCGAGTTCCGCGGCACCGTCCGCGCCGGGCGCGGCACGGGACGCTTCGGCTTCACGGCGGATCCCGCGTTCGGCGACGCGCTGGCGCGCCGCGGCATCGGGCGGCCATCGGCGCGGCAGATCTTCTCGCTCGCGCTGCACGACGTCTCGCTCGCGTTCCTCGACGCGCTGGACTCGCTCGGCTACGCCGTGCCGTCGCCTGAGGCGCTCGTGCGCCTCGGCGTGAGCGGCGCGGACGAGCGCTTCCTCCGCGACGTGAGTGCGCTGGGATACCGCTTCGCGACGACGGGCGCGCTGGTGTCGTTCGCGAACAGCGGCGTCACGCCCGCGTTCATCCGCGCGGTCGCCGCGCTCGGCTACCGCGACCTGCGCGCGAACGACCTGGTGCAGCTGCAGAACCACTCGCTCGACGCGTCCGCGATCGCGCGGCTGAACGCGCGGGCCGGCCGGCGCCTGTCCGTCGCGGAGCTGGTGGCCGCGCGCACGACCGCGGCAGCACCATCGCCGTCGCCCGCGCCCGTGCCGGAGCGCGCGCCGGAGCGCGCGCCGGAGCCGGCGGCCGAGCCGGCGCGCGCGGTCGCCGCATCGACGCCGCTCGCGGGCAGCTGGGTGGTCTCGGAGACGCGCACCGGCTACGTGAACCTCCGGCTCAACTGGGACGACGGCACGAACTGGGATCGCTGGGTGCCGATCGCGGCGCTGCGCGGCACGTCGGCCGAGGAGATCGGCGCGGCGACGCGCGTCCCCGCGTCGTTCCGGATCGAGCAGGACGCCGGCGTCCTCGAGTTCGACGGCGGCTTCGCGCTCGGCCGCGGCACCGGCCAGCTCCGCTTCCGCCCGAAGCGCGAGTTCGCCGCCACGCTGCGCGCGCTCGGCGTCGCGGAGGTCGGCGAGGTGAGCGACCACCAGCTCAAGAACCTCACGTGGGGCGGCATGTCGGCCGACGCGATCCGCGCGCTCGGCGCCGCGGGCATCGCGCCGCTCACGCTCGGCGGCATCGTCGACCTGGCGATCTTCCAGGTCACCCCCGACTACGCGCAGGCGCTGCGCGCGATGTACCCGGAGGGGCGCATCGCCGCGGACGACGCGGTGGACCTGAAGCACGGCGGCATTCCCGCGACCTACCTGCGCGAGCTGGCCGCGCTGGGCTACCGCGGCCTGGATCCGAGCGAGCTGTCCGCGCTCTGGCGCGAGCGCGTCACGCCGGGCTTCATCCGCGCGGTGCGCGAGAGCCGCGCGGGCAGCGACACGCCCGAGTCGCTGATCGCGCTGCGACGTCGCGCGCGCGAGCAGCTCCGCGAGCGGTAG
- a CDS encoding ATP-binding protein, with product MRSISRRLLVGLTAAVGMSAALTVALLAAYGMRSARTDLQTQLESSVSAFARIIEPALWDMDFDRAERLAEAFGRDPRIASLTVRERSTGTTHAFVPLRTADTVVRAMEVRRGDQIIGEVRVAFDRGYYRSQVQRQVVNAAVVSLIALVATLIGLRMLFRRLFQRPLYDLSGVVRGYAEGRHPPFASAVPYREFAELGRVLDSMSAQIREQLAALGAANRELAARNRFLAMTTADVEPNELVAEAGRELRDLFGATRVRAEVAPAAALARGDGADDGADDGADDHAAAVAVPIVLNAQPVGRIALARERERPFTPAELNLVNAVAAQLASAISRNRARAAERLLRAAIEQLPESVIICDRQLRIVYVNPGFTATTGYTAEEAMGRNPRALKRVSEPDASGTAMLAAIAAGEPWVGRLTNAKKTGEVYFEHVVITPVRDERGEITNFVAIGRDITAEMQRDEQYRHAQRMEAVGQLAGGVAHDFNNMLGAVMLQLELLGLEDDQPPAFHAALQEMREPLERAANLTRQLLAFSRRQAMRLEVHDLNTIVAEMLRILSRVLGERIEIDFAPAPEPVPLEGDAGMIEQVIVNLCVNARDAMPAGGRLGIATRLIVGDDDAEHPGAWACLEVRDSGVGMTAEVQSRIFEPFFTTKDVGQGTGLGLATTHGIVAQHGGWIDVESVVGEGSTFRVYLPARPDATPAVPLARGLDVGRGDATVLLVEDEPLVRQMVSYSLQRLGHRVLEETNGPDALRRWAEHGDAIDLVITDMVMPGGISGVQLVERIRETAPDVRAIVMSGYSRHLASDVLPPGIRFLPKPFSLAVLSDAIDQALGRGAPQR from the coding sequence ATGAGGTCCATCTCTCGCCGACTGCTGGTCGGGCTGACGGCGGCCGTCGGGATGAGCGCCGCGCTCACGGTCGCCCTGCTCGCCGCCTACGGGATGCGGAGCGCGCGCACCGACCTCCAGACGCAGCTCGAGTCGTCGGTGAGCGCCTTCGCGCGCATCATCGAGCCGGCGCTCTGGGACATGGACTTCGACCGCGCCGAGCGCCTCGCCGAGGCGTTCGGGCGCGATCCGCGCATCGCGAGCCTCACGGTGCGCGAGCGCAGCACGGGCACGACGCACGCCTTCGTGCCGCTCCGCACCGCGGACACGGTGGTGCGCGCGATGGAGGTGCGGCGCGGCGATCAGATCATCGGCGAGGTGCGCGTCGCGTTCGACCGCGGCTACTACCGGAGCCAGGTCCAGCGCCAGGTCGTCAACGCCGCCGTCGTCTCGCTGATCGCGCTCGTGGCCACGCTGATCGGGCTGCGCATGCTCTTCCGGCGGCTGTTCCAGCGCCCGCTCTACGACCTCTCCGGCGTCGTGCGCGGCTACGCGGAGGGGCGCCACCCGCCGTTCGCGAGCGCGGTCCCGTACCGCGAGTTCGCGGAGCTCGGGCGCGTGCTCGACTCCATGAGCGCGCAGATCCGCGAGCAGCTCGCCGCCCTCGGCGCCGCGAACCGCGAGCTGGCCGCGCGCAACCGCTTCCTCGCGATGACGACCGCGGACGTGGAGCCGAACGAGCTCGTCGCCGAGGCCGGCCGCGAGCTGCGCGACCTGTTCGGCGCGACCCGGGTGCGCGCCGAGGTGGCGCCGGCGGCGGCCCTCGCACGCGGCGACGGCGCGGACGACGGCGCGGACGATGGTGCGGACGACCACGCCGCCGCCGTCGCGGTGCCGATCGTCCTCAACGCGCAGCCGGTCGGCCGCATCGCCCTCGCCCGCGAGCGCGAGCGCCCGTTCACGCCCGCGGAGCTGAACCTCGTGAACGCCGTGGCAGCGCAGCTGGCGTCGGCGATCTCGCGCAACCGTGCGCGCGCGGCCGAGCGCCTGCTGCGGGCCGCGATCGAGCAGCTGCCCGAGAGCGTCATCATCTGCGACCGCCAGCTGCGGATCGTCTACGTGAACCCGGGCTTCACCGCGACCACGGGCTACACGGCCGAGGAGGCGATGGGGCGGAACCCGCGGGCGCTCAAGCGCGTGAGCGAGCCGGACGCCTCGGGCACCGCGATGCTGGCGGCCATCGCGGCGGGCGAGCCGTGGGTGGGGCGCCTCACGAACGCGAAGAAGACCGGCGAGGTGTACTTCGAGCACGTGGTGATCACGCCCGTGCGCGACGAGCGCGGCGAGATCACGAACTTCGTCGCGATCGGCCGCGACATCACGGCGGAGATGCAGCGCGACGAGCAGTACCGGCACGCGCAGCGGATGGAGGCCGTCGGCCAGCTCGCCGGCGGGGTCGCGCACGACTTCAACAACATGCTCGGCGCGGTGATGCTGCAGCTGGAGCTGCTCGGGCTGGAGGACGACCAGCCGCCGGCGTTCCACGCGGCGCTGCAGGAGATGCGCGAGCCGCTGGAGCGCGCGGCGAACCTCACGCGCCAGCTGCTCGCGTTCAGCCGCCGGCAGGCGATGCGGCTGGAGGTGCACGACCTCAACACGATCGTCGCCGAGATGCTGCGCATCCTCTCGCGCGTGCTCGGCGAGCGGATCGAGATCGACTTCGCGCCCGCGCCCGAGCCGGTGCCGCTGGAAGGCGACGCGGGGATGATCGAGCAGGTGATCGTCAACCTGTGCGTGAACGCCCGCGACGCCATGCCCGCGGGTGGGCGCCTCGGCATCGCCACGCGCCTGATCGTCGGTGACGACGACGCCGAGCATCCGGGCGCCTGGGCATGCCTGGAAGTGCGTGACAGCGGCGTCGGCATGACGGCCGAGGTGCAGTCGCGCATCTTCGAGCCGTTCTTCACGACGAAGGACGTCGGACAGGGCACGGGGCTCGGCCTCGCGACGACGCACGGCATCGTGGCGCAGCACGGCGGCTGGATCGACGTCGAGAGCGTCGTGGGCGAGGGCTCGACGTTCCGCGTCTACCTCCCCGCGCGCCCCGACGCGACGCCCGCGGTGCCGCTCGCGCGCGGGCTCGACGTCGGCCGCGGCGATGCGACGGTGCTGCTCGTGGAGGACGAGCCGCTGGTGCGCCAGATGGTGTCGTACTCGCTGCAGCGGCTGGGGCACCGCGTGCTGGAGGAGACCAACGGCCCCGACGCGCTGCGCCGGTGGGCCGAGCACGGCGACGCCATCGACCTCGTGATCACCGACATGGTGATGCCGGGCGGGATCAGCGGCGTGCAGCTCGTGGAGCGCATCCGCGAGACCGCGCCCGACGTGCGCGCGATCGTGATGAGCGGTTACAGCCGGCACCTCGCGTCCGACGTGCTGCCGCCGGGCATCCGGTTCCTGCCGAAGCCGTTCTCGCTCGCGGTCCTCAGCGACGCGATCGACCAGGCGCTCGGCCGCGGCGCGCCGCAGCGGTAG
- a CDS encoding DUF2911 domain-containing protein yields MPRLAVATLALLACGPTGPVERYGFITRLGRDTVAVESVTRRGNDVTVDAIDRFPRVRRRHAEITLGDDGGIRRLVVEIHTPSEPARQRDRRVEAVVTRDSVHVTKRDDSTAIRRDFATGGATAMAHVPQSYALYELYFGAALRRAAAEGRTAGDTVQLRQFYIDREFDRFPLHHGVVRLLPGGRVEIMHDWLSGTGEATLDSAGRLLRYSGARTTYDVTVERLPTPPDIAPIAEWFAALEAQGGARQLSVRDTVRASIGNATFTVDYGRPLARGRVLLGNLIPYDRVWRTGANAATQLTTSAPITLAGLAVPAGTYTLWTIPRARGVELIVNRQTGQWGTGYGPAHDLGRAPMTSDTLATPVEQFTIAIDAIDARRGTLAMSWGPFRWTAPIEVR; encoded by the coding sequence ATGCCGCGCCTCGCCGTCGCCACGCTCGCGCTCCTCGCCTGCGGCCCCACCGGGCCCGTCGAGCGCTACGGCTTCATCACGCGCCTCGGGCGCGACACCGTCGCGGTCGAGAGCGTGACGCGCCGCGGGAACGACGTCACCGTCGATGCCATCGACCGCTTCCCGCGCGTGCGTCGCCGGCACGCGGAGATCACGCTCGGCGACGACGGCGGCATCCGGCGCCTGGTGGTGGAGATCCACACGCCGAGCGAGCCCGCGAGGCAGCGCGACCGTCGCGTGGAGGCGGTGGTGACGCGCGACTCGGTGCACGTCACGAAGCGGGACGACTCGACCGCGATCCGTCGCGACTTCGCCACGGGCGGCGCGACGGCGATGGCGCACGTCCCGCAGAGCTACGCGCTCTACGAGCTGTACTTCGGCGCGGCGCTGCGGCGTGCGGCGGCGGAAGGGCGCACGGCCGGCGACACGGTGCAGCTGCGGCAGTTCTACATCGACCGCGAGTTCGACCGCTTCCCGCTGCACCACGGCGTCGTGCGGCTGCTCCCGGGCGGGCGCGTGGAGATCATGCACGACTGGCTGTCGGGGACCGGCGAGGCGACGCTCGACTCCGCGGGCCGGCTGCTGCGCTACTCGGGCGCGCGCACGACGTACGACGTGACGGTGGAGCGGCTGCCGACGCCGCCCGACATCGCACCCATCGCGGAGTGGTTCGCGGCGCTGGAGGCGCAGGGCGGCGCGCGCCAGCTGAGCGTGCGCGACACCGTGCGCGCATCCATCGGGAACGCCACCTTCACCGTCGACTACGGCCGGCCGCTCGCGCGCGGGCGCGTCCTGCTCGGCAACCTCATCCCGTACGACCGCGTGTGGCGCACCGGCGCGAACGCCGCGACGCAGCTCACGACGTCGGCGCCCATCACGCTCGCGGGGCTCGCGGTGCCGGCCGGCACGTACACGCTGTGGACGATCCCGCGGGCGCGCGGCGTCGAGCTGATCGTGAACCGCCAGACCGGCCAGTGGGGCACGGGCTACGGCCCCGCGCACGACCTCGGGCGCGCGCCCATGACGAGCGACACGCTCGCGACGCCGGTCGAGCAGTTCACGATCGCCATCGACGCCATCGACGCGCGGCGCGGCACGCTCGCGATGTCGTGGGGGCCGTTCCGCTGGACGGCCCCCATCGAGGTGCGCTGA